The Pseudokineococcus lusitanus nucleotide sequence ACGTCGCTCGACGCGGCCGTCGCGGCGCTGCGGGCGGACGCGGCGACGCACCTGCGCCTCGCGGCGTCGCTCACGGTCGCCGAGCACCTGGTCCCGCGGTGGCTGGCGGCGCTGGCGGGACGGGCGCGGGCGGAGGGGCTCGCTCCGCCGGAGGTGTCGCTCCGGACGGCCAACAGCGACGACGTCGAGGCCCTCGTCCGCGCCGGGGAGGTGGAGCTCGGCTTCGTCGAGGGCCCGCGGGCGCCGGCGGGCCTGCCGGGGACGGTGGTCGGCACGGACGAGCTGGTCGTCGTCGTGGCGCCCGACCACCCGTGGGCCCGACGCCGCGGCCCGCTCGCGGCCGCCGAGCTGGCCGCGACGGCGCTCGTGGCCCGCGAGGCGGGCTCCGGCACGCGCTCGGCCCTCGAGGAGGCGCTCGCCGGGGCCGTGCCGGGCGTGGTGCCGGCGCCGCCGGCGCTCGCTGTGGCCAGCGCGGCGGCGGTGCGGGCCTCCGTCGTCGCGGGCGTGGCGCCGGGGGCGCTGAGCAGCCTCGCGGTGGCCGACGACCTGGCCCTCGGGCGCCTCGTCGCCGTGCCGGTGCGCGGCGTGGACCTCCGTCGCCGGCTGCGGGCCGTCTGGGCCGGCGGGTCGACGCCGCCGGCCGGGCCCGCCCGCACGCTGCTCGCGCTCGCCGCCGCCGAGGCGGCCGCCCGTCCCCGTCCGTAGGGTGAGGACGACGACGCACCGTCACGGCGCGTCCCTCTCCCACCCCGCCCCGGAGGTCACCGTGCAGCAGCGCCCCACCCGCAGCGCCCGGACGGTCGGCGTCCTCGCCGCCGTCGTCCTCGCCGGCGGCCTCGCGGCCTGCGGCTCCGACGGCACCGGGACCGGCGAGGCCGGGACGGCCGTGACGACCGCGCCGCCGTCGACGCCGGCGCAGAGCGGCGAGCCCGGGACGGCGGAGCCGACGTCGGGGGCCTCCGAGGGGTCGGCGACCCGTCTCACCGCCGTGCTGGGGGAGCCCGACGACCCCGACGCGTTCGTCATCGGCCTCGTCGACGCCGACGGCGAGGAGGTCACCGAGCTGCCGGCCGGCGACTACGTCATCGAGGTCAGCGACCAGACGGACCTCCACAACTGGCACCTCACGGGTCCGGGCGGGGTGGACGAGTCGACCGACGTGACCGGCACCGAGGACACGACCTTCGAGGTGACGCTCGAGCCGGGCACGTACGAGTACGTCTGCGACCCGCACCCGAACATGACCGGGACCTTCGACGTCGTCTGACCCCGGCCGCCCCGGTCCCGCGGCGACGGCGGTGGGCGGGGAGACGCCCGTCCACCGGCGCCCGGCCGTCCTGCTCGGCGTCCTCGTCGCGGGGGCGGCGGGCACGGGCCTGCGCCTGGCGGCCGCCGTGGCGCTGCCGCACCCGCCCGTGGGGTGGCCGCTCGGCACGCTCCTCGTCAACCTCGTCGGGTCGGCCTGCCTCGGCGCCCTCCTGGCCGGGCTGCTCCGCCGCGGCCCGGACGAGGGTGCCCGGCGGGTCGTGCGCGTCGTCGTCGGCGCCGGCCTGCTCGGCGGCTTCACGACGACGAGCGCGCTGGCGCTGGAGACGGCGGCGCTCCTCGGGCGCGGGCAGACGGCCACGGCGCTCGGGTACGCGCTCGTGTCCCTCGTCGGGGGGCTGGCCCTGGCCGCCGCCGGGGGCGCGGCCGCGACGCGCCTCGTCCCGGCCGGGGGCGGCCGGTGAGCGGGCTCACGGCCGGCGCCGTGGTGCTCGTCTGCCTCGCCGGGGGCGTGGGCGCCGTCGTGCGGGTGGTCGTCGACGGCGAGATCCGGGCCCGGACCGGCCGCGCGCTCGGCACGGGGGTGGTCAACGTCGTCGGCTCCCTCGTCATCGGCCTCGCCACCGGGCTGCTGCCCGGACCCGGCGGGTCCGCCCTGCTGGTCGTCGTCGCCACCGGCTTCTGCGGGGGGCTCACGACCTTCGGGACGGCGGTCGTCGAGGTGCTGCGGCTGGCCGGGGCCCGTCGACCACGGGCGGCCCTCGCCGCCGCCGCGGTCACCGTGGGGCTGAGCACCGCGGCCGCCGGGGCGGGGCTGGCCCTCGGGCGTGCCCTCGGCTGAGTCCGGGGCGCGGACGCCGACGTCCGCACCCTGAGACGTCGGCGACCGGGGGTGGTCGGCCGGGCGCCGTGTCGCCTACCGTCCCCGCCAGGTCAAGAGCGCCAGCGCGAAGCCCCGGCTCGCTGGCCGGCAACCCTCCACCGCGAGTGGGGTGCCCCGGGTGAGGACCAGGCCGCGCCGGCCCCGGCGCGGCAAGCGCGGACCCCCGGGTCCGGTGGACCGAGGAGACCTCTGTGACCGCTGCCACCCACCTGCAGCTCGTGCCCCGCCCGACGGACCCGGCCTCCCGGGCGTCCCGGGCCGTGCGCCGGCGCCGGGCGTCCGCCGCCGCCCGCTCGACGGCGCCGGGCTCGCAGCCGCTGCTGCCCGTCGTCGGCGGCGACGAGGAGGTGCCGCTCGTGACGGGCGGCACGGCCCGCTACGTCAACCTCGACGTCGCGGCCAGCGCCCCCGCCCTCGCCTGGGTCGCCGAGCACGTGGAGCGGGTGCTACCGCTCTACGCGAGCGTCCACCGGGGCGCGGGCTACGCCTCGCAGGTGAGCACCGCCGTCCTCGAGGGGGCCCGCGGCACCGTCGGCGGCTTCCTGGGCGCACGGGAGGACGACGTCGTCGTCTGGACCCGCAACACCACCGACGCCCTGGCCGTCCTCGCCGGCTGCGTGCCCGACGGCGGGTCCGTGCTGGCGCTCGACCTCGAGCACCACGCCAACCTCCTGCCCTGGCGGACGCAGGCGCACCGGGGGGTGACGGCGCGGGTGGTCGAGGCGGCGCCGGACGTCGAGGGCACGGTGGCGGTGCTCGAGCGGGCGCTCGCGGCGGAGCCCACGTCGCTGCTCGCGGTGACGGGCGCGAGCAACGTCACGGGCGAGGAGCTCCCGCTGGGGCGGCTGGCCGCCCTCGCCCACGCCGCCGGCGCACGACTCGTCGTCGACGCCGCCCAGCTGGCCCCGCACCGGCCCGTGGA carries:
- a CDS encoding FluC/FEX family fluoride channel — its product is MGGETPVHRRPAVLLGVLVAGAAGTGLRLAAAVALPHPPVGWPLGTLLVNLVGSACLGALLAGLLRRGPDEGARRVVRVVVGAGLLGGFTTTSALALETAALLGRGQTATALGYALVSLVGGLALAAAGGAAATRLVPAGGGR
- a CDS encoding FluC/FEX family fluoride channel codes for the protein MSGLTAGAVVLVCLAGGVGAVVRVVVDGEIRARTGRALGTGVVNVVGSLVIGLATGLLPGPGGSALLVVVATGFCGGLTTFGTAVVEVLRLAGARRPRAALAAAAVTVGLSTAAAGAGLALGRALG
- a CDS encoding LysR family transcriptional regulator; translation: MVLSERVPDLRSLQLLLAVRDRGSLGAAGAACGTTQQAASARLRAVEAQVGVRLVVRGARGSHLTPAGELLAHWADAVLAAATSLDAAVAALRADAATHLRLAASLTVAEHLVPRWLAALAGRARAEGLAPPEVSLRTANSDDVEALVRAGEVELGFVEGPRAPAGLPGTVVGTDELVVVVAPDHPWARRRGPLAAAELAATALVAREAGSGTRSALEEALAGAVPGVVPAPPALAVASAAAVRASVVAGVAPGALSSLAVADDLALGRLVAVPVRGVDLRRRLRAVWAGGSTPPAGPARTLLALAAAEAAARPRP
- a CDS encoding plastocyanin/azurin family copper-binding protein, whose amino-acid sequence is MQQRPTRSARTVGVLAAVVLAGGLAACGSDGTGTGEAGTAVTTAPPSTPAQSGEPGTAEPTSGASEGSATRLTAVLGEPDDPDAFVIGLVDADGEEVTELPAGDYVIEVSDQTDLHNWHLTGPGGVDESTDVTGTEDTTFEVTLEPGTYEYVCDPHPNMTGTFDVV